The segment CAGCGCCAGCGGAAGCAGATGGTCCGCCGTGCCGGGTCGCAGTTGGTCGAGGAACCACAGTCGTTGCTGCGAGAAGGATGTCGTCCGGCCGTCACAGCGGTCCACCGGCTCACCTCCGAGGAGTCGGGTAGGTCGTCGCGTGCCTCGGGTGGTCGGGGCACGTCCGGAGCTTGCCGTTCGGGCGTGGCTGCGCAGTAGGGAAGGAGCGGCAGCGCCCGTCGCGGCTTTTGCTGCGTCAATGTCTCTGGTCGGGACCGGGACCGGCTCAGATCAGCCCGGTGCGGACGCCGTACGCCACCGCGTGCGCCCGGTTGCGGACCTGAAGGCGGGTCATGAGGTCGTACATGACGTTCTTCACGGTGTGCTGGGAGCAGGACAGTTCACGGGCGATGGCGGCGTTGCCGTGCCCCTCGGCGACCAGCGCGAGTACCGTCTTCTGCCGGGCCGTCAGGGGCGAGTCGGGCACGGGGTGCCGGCGCTCCGCCTCGTCGCCGGCCGCTTCGTCGAGGAGACGGGCCAGTACGCCGTACGGCATCCGGTTGTCGCCGTACCGGGCGGCGTGGACGGCGGTGAGCAGGCGCTCCGGCGTGGCCTCGGCGGACTGAAGCATCGCCGTCACCCCGGCCCGCACGGCCAGCCGCACTCCCGCGGCGGTGAAGGTGTCGGCGACCAGCAGGAGAGGGCCGCCGCCGGGTTCCGGTCGGCCCTCGAGCGCCGCTCCCGGCGTCCGGCCCGCGGCAACCCGGACGACCCCGTCGCGGTCTCCGGCCGCCACCAGCTCGACGCCGGCCCGGCGCAGACCGGCGGCGACCGTGTCGCGGGCCGCCCCGCCCGCCGGGCACAGATGTACGCGCGGCGCGCCGTCGTCCCGCCCGGCAACCGGCGCCGCTTCGAGGACGAGGCCGGTCACAGCAGGCCCGTCCGCAGCGCGTAGGCCACCGCGTGGGCGCGGTTGCGCAGCCGGAACCGCTGGGTGATGTCGCGGA is part of the Streptomyces asoensis genome and harbors:
- a CDS encoding response regulator transcription factor, translated to MTGLVLEAAPVAGRDDGAPRVHLCPAGGAARDTVAAGLRRAGVELVAAGDRDGVVRVAAGRTPGAALEGRPEPGGGPLLLVADTFTAAGVRLAVRAGVTAMLQSAEATPERLLTAVHAARYGDNRMPYGVLARLLDEAAGDEAERRHPVPDSPLTARQKTVLALVAEGHGNAAIARELSCSQHTVKNVMYDLMTRLQVRNRAHAVAYGVRTGLI